The proteins below come from a single Rosa rugosa chromosome 2, drRosRugo1.1, whole genome shotgun sequence genomic window:
- the LOC133731007 gene encoding LOW QUALITY PROTEIN: SH2 domain-containing protein B (The sequence of the model RefSeq protein was modified relative to this genomic sequence to represent the inferred CDS: substituted 1 base at 1 genomic stop codon): MYKLKTVLESYEKDPPLQLSIDNSSTVSEIEEMSDGIWSIVGRKASCRRIFSLDVVLLDAFSHTVNKELEVIASLTSGETSYGESPVLATHDGIEFASCDXPSKVVQGRASFKLKILLLEMEQVDDSQSNSENPEAGNSTLNTTSSSRIPMSDVTIFKYCLAGLTEKSLLLKEIATSASNEQLQDFAHQVSLYSGCSHHRHQIIMAKALVEEGTKAWKLISQNNDQVQWESVVFEIEEQFLKIACCRSRSLTQQDFELLKRIAGCKEYLAQENFEKMWCWLYPVAFTLSKDWINTMWSSTSPKWIEGFVTKEEAESSLQASRGFQKPGTFVLRFPTSRSWPHPDAGSLVVTYLGSKCTIHHKLISLDNIVSSGEKNAKPLQDMLLAEPELSQLGRIIRSH; this comes from the exons ATGTAT AAGTTGAAAACTGTTTTGGAAAGTTATGAAAAA GACCCACCTCTACAATTATCTATTGATAATTCCTCTACTGTTTCTGAGATTGAAGAAATGAGTGATGGTATTTGGAGTATTGTTGGTAGAAAG GCATCTTGTCGTAGGATTTTTTCACTAGATGTTGTGTTGCTAGATGCCTTTTCCCATACCGTAAACAAGGAACTGgag GTTATTGCTTCCCTTACATCTGGGGAGACAAGTTATGGAGAATCTCCCGTCTTGGCAACCCATGATGGGATTGAATTTGCTTCTTGTGATTGACCAAGTAAAGTTGTGCAAGGGCGTGCATCTTTTAAGCTCAAGATAT TATTGCTAG AAATGGAACAAGTAGATGACTCCCAATCCAATTCAGAGAATCCTGAAGCGGGAAACTCGACTCTCAACACTACATCAAGTAGTAGAATTCCAATGTCAGATGTCACCATTTTTAAGTACTGCCTGGCGGGTTTAACTGAGAAAAGTCTTCTGCTCAAGGAGATTGCAACCTCTGCTTCTAATGAACAACTTCAGGATTTCGCCCATCAGGTTTCGTTGTACTCAGGATGCTCACACCATAG GCACCAAATAATAATGGCAAAGGCATTGGTTGAGGAAGGAACTAAAGCTTGGAAGTTGATCTCACAAAACAATGATCAGGTTCAATGGGAGAGTGTGGTTTTTGAAATTGAAGAGCAATTCTTGAAGATTGCTTGCTGTAGGTCTAGAtctctcacacaacag GACTTTGAGCTACTAAAGAGAATTGCTGGTTGCAAAGAATATCTGGCCCAAGAGAACTTTGAAAAGATGTGGTGTTGGTTATATCCTGTCGCTTTTACATTATCAAAAGATTGGATAAATACAATGTGGAGTTCAACATCGCCCAAGTGGATAGAAGGATTCGTTACTAAGGAAGAAGCTGAATCTTCTCTTCAAGCTTCAAGGGGTTTCCAGAAACCTGGTACTTTTGTACTCCGATTTCCAACATCAAGGAGTTGGCCTCATCCAGATGCTGGAAGCTTAGTTGTAACCTATCTTGGCAGCAAGTGCACCATTCACCACAAGCTTATTTCCCTGGATAATATTGTTAG TTCTGGGGAAAAGAATGCAAAACCCCTGCAAGACATGCTTCTTGCGGAGCCCGAACTCTCTCAATTGGGAAG GATAATAAGAAGTCACTAA
- the LOC133731008 gene encoding zinc finger BED domain-containing protein RICESLEEPER 2-like, with protein sequence MARGKKPVARPHPTASGLEDSSTATSPSAPLQIEAPATSSQQAPVNDEAPATQASSATPSDSANPVSSAKRSFVWEHFKEYDKIEKGKDAEGNEIDIVKKRAHCIYCPRGKIGDFAVDSSKNGTSGMIRHINQFCRYYPPNISKTQRVLVGDKSQGNKLTAVAYDQDDYLEACVEMIVIDELPFTFVEKKGFNRFCTRVCPLFKVPSRRKLVTNFLRMYDAQKKELIKILKAYRVCLTTDTWTSVQNINYMVLTAHFVDVDWKMHKRVINFCVIQNHQGATIGRLIESCLLQWEIERVLTITVDNASANKSALQWLISKMNKSEGYKPVLGGKYMHVRCTAHITNLIVGHGLKRLQKSVLAIGNVVKYVRSSPNRLDSFRKAVERVKLPLKGLVCLDVPTRWNSTYLMLEAALKFKKAFVRMEEDEDQLYLGYFKEPEEEYDEEGNLIPSTNKRNRVGPPAKSDWEKAEIFVDLLRVFYDVTLRVSASLHPTVHTTFHDVVTMEKNINSLFLEPEIATGSDTEKVLTDMAANMKSRFLKYYGSFQDLNHLVIIGLVLDARFKLRNYTHSLKEEGLDDFDVQHRTDEIKSLLMALYDEYAPTVDGGRHMRRHPSPTSSSSTITSSRSNPRKGVRGQMLNNWKKVVQESDEAVMVHEVDQYLNAPLEFVDDEEEDFDILCWWKINGPKFPVMAAIARDVLAIQTSTVASESSFSTGGRVIDTFRSSLTPKSVEGLICMQNWLLGDDIAQVVDEEPSIENTEFYEQAELDYESSASSRNTRPSGPTIPRAKSKGKAAAPISID encoded by the exons ATGGCTAGGGGGAAGAAACCAGTTGCTCGGCCTCATCCAACTGCTTCAGGGCTTGAAGATTCTTCAACTGCAACCTCACCTTCTGCTCCTCTTCAAATTGAAGCTCCAGCCACTTCAAGCCAGCAAGCTCCTGTAAATGATGAAGCTCCTGCAACTCAAGCAAGTTCTGCAACTCCAAGTGATTCTGCTAATCCGGTTAGTTCTGCTAAACGTAGTTTTGTTTGGGAACATTTTAAGGAGTATGACAAGATTGAGAAGGGTAAAGATGCTGAAGGGAATGAGATAGACATTGTTAAAAAAAGAGCTCACTGTATTTACTGTCCTAGAGGGAAAATTGGAGACTTTGCAGTGGATAGTTCTAAGAATGGGACTTCGGGGATGATTAGGCATATTAATCAATTTTGTAGGTACTATCCACCTAATATTAGCAAGACTCAGAGGGTTCTTGTAGGTGATAAGTCTCAGGGAAACAAGCTAACTGCAGTAGCTTATGATCAAGATGACTATCTAGAAGCTTGTGTAGAAATGATTGTCATAGATGAGTTGCCCTTTACCtttgttgagaagaaaggtTTTAATCGGTTTTGTACTAGAGTGTGCCCTCTGTTTAAAGTACCCTCTCGTAGGAAACTAGTTACAAACTTTCTAAGAATGTATGATGcacagaaaaaagaattaatcaaGATTTTGAAGGCTTACAGGGTGTGTCTTACAACAGACACTTGGACTAGTGTGCAAAACATTAACTATATGGTGCTTACTGCCCATTTCGTTGATGTTGATTGGAAAATGCACAAGAGGGTTATAAACTTTTGTGTTATCCAAAATCATCAAGGGGCAACCATAGGCAGGCTTATAGAGTCATGTTTACTGCAGTGGGAGATTGAGAGAGTTTTAACCATCACTGTCGATAATGCATCTGCCAATAAGTCAGCTTTACAGTGGCTTATATCAAAGATGAACAAATCTGAAGGTTACAAACCAGTTTTAGGTGGTAAATACATGCATGTGAGATGCACAGCCCACATAACCAATCTGATTGTGGGACATGGCTTGAAGAGGCTGCAAAAGAGTGTTTTAGCCATTGGGAATGTTGTCAAGTATGTTAGGTCTTCACCTAATCGACTAGATAGTTTTCGAAAAGCTGTGGAAAGGGTAAAGCTTCCTCTTAAAGGGCTGGTTTGTCTTGATGTCCCAACAAGATGGAATTCAACTTATCTAATGTTGGAGGCAGCCTTAAAATTCAAGAAAGCTTTTGTTAGGATGGAGGAAGATGAGGATCAGCTGTATCTAGGTTATTTTAAGGAACCAGAAGAGGAGTATGATGAGGAGGGCAATCTGATTCCTAGTACTAACAAGAGAAACAGAGTTGGACCACCTGCAAAATCAGATTGGGAAAAGGCTGAGATTTTTGTTGATCTACTTAGAGTTTTTTACGACGTGACGCTGCGAGTTAGTGCAAGCTTGCATCCAACTGTGCATACGACATTTCATGATGTCGTAACAATGGAGAAAAACATCAACAGCCTATTCCTTGAACCTGAGATAGCAACTGGTTCCGATACAGAAAAGGTTTTAACCGATATGGCTGCAAATATGAAATCTAGGTTTTTGAAATACTATGGCAGCTTTCAAGACCTCAACCACTTGGTTATTATCGGACTTGTACTCGATGCAAGGTTCAAGCTTAGGAATTACACACATTCCTTGAAGGAAGAGGGTTTGGATGACTTTGATGTGCAACATAGAACTGATGAGATTAAATCTCTATTGATGGCACTATACGATGAG TATGCACCAACAGTAGATGGTGGCAGACATATGCGCAGGCATCCAAGCCCTACAAGTTCAAGCAGCACAATCACTAGTAGCCGAAGTAATCCTAGGAAAGGTGTGAGGGGTCAGATGCTAAACAATTGGAAAAAGGTGGTCCAAGAGAGTGATGAGGCTGTCATGGTACATGAAGTGGATCAGTATTTGAATGCTCCCCTTGAATTTGttgatgatgaggaagaggatTTCGACATATTGTGTTGGTGGAAGATAAATGGTCCTAAGTTCCCTGTTATGGCAGCAATAGCAAGAGATGTACTTGCCATTCAAACATCCACAGTAGCATCAGAGTCTTCTTTTAGCACCGGAGGCAGAGTGATTGATACATTTAGGAGTTCATTGACTCCTAAATCAGTGGAGGGTTTAATATGCATGCAGAATTGGTTGTTGGGAGATGATATTGCTCAAGTGGTAGATGAGGAGCCTTCCATTGAAAACACCGAGTTCTATGAACAAGCTGAATTAG ATTATGAGAGCAGTGCATCAAGCAGGAACACACGTCCAAGTGGTCCAACAATCCCAAGGGCAAAATCGAAGGGAAAGGCTGCAGCCCCTATTTCTATTGACTAG